A segment of the Bacteroidales bacterium genome:
ATGCAGTGGTTACAGGCGACCTGGTTAAATCGCGAAAGATATCAGCAACTGATATTCAACCTGTTATTGAGTCGTTAAAAAAAACATTCAATATTATAAATGAAAATTTGCTGGCAGGGGAAGGCAATTTCCAGATATATCGGGGTGACAGTTTTCAGGCATTTGTCCCAAAACCCGAGCTGGCCCTATCAGTGGCTATTATTTTCCGTGCCGGCCTTCGAATGTATGAGCCCTCATCATTAAGTTCAGCAAAAAGCAAAAATGGAAAAACGATCTTGCATTCCTATACTGATGCAAGGGTTGGTATTGGAATTGGTGATGTAAGTTACAAGGCTCAAAAGGCTACAGAATCGCAGGGTGAAGCATTTGTCAATTCCGGCAAAGCATTTGATGGCATGATCAACAGGAATGATTGCCTTGCAATAACTACACCCTGGAACGAAACGAATGAGGAACTGGATGTTACCTGCAAGATGGCAGATGCCCTAATAAAAAAATGGACAGCTTCAACGGCAGAAGCTGTCTACCATCATTTACTTTACGGGAAAAATCAAAAGGAACTTGCGGCCCAGTTTGCGATCACACAGCCTGGTGTGCATAAAAGACTCATGGTATATGGTAATATGGATAGTATGGAAGCCTTTATTAACCGCTTCCAGAAACTAATAATTAAGTAAAAAATGGAGTTATCAAACATTGAGTTATTATTGAGAATATTTGTTGCACATTTTCTGTCCGATTTCGTATTTCAACCCACCTCCTGGGCACAGAAAAAAGACAGCAAAGGGTTAAAATCAACAGCTTTCTGGTATCATATATCAGTTACTCTTGGTGTTTTGGCAATCATGCTGGGCGATTTTCATCTGTGGCCGGTATTTCTGCTGGTTGGTACCGGCCATATCATTACTGACGCAGTAAAACCATTGATTCGTCAAAATACTATCTGGTTGTTTTTAGCCGACCAATTCTTTCATCTGTTAATTATTACCATTGTCTGGTTAGGTTTTACCCATCAATTCCGGATTTTCTGGCTTCAGCTTTCTGAAATGGCAACCCTACATAAAAACTGGTGGATGATACTCTTTTACATTTTACTTAGTATGCCGGCATCGGTTGCCATCGGTAAAATGACCCAAAAATGGAATGATGAACTGGAAAATGAATCAACATTAACCGGGAATAAAGGCCTGAAAGATGCCGGGAAATGGATCGGTATTCTCGAAAGGGTATTGGTGTTTACTTTCATTGTGATCAATCAGTTTAGTGCGATAGGCTTTCTGATAGCAGCAAAATCGGTTTTTCGCTTCGGGGATCTCAGTAAATCATCGGATCATAAGAAAACAGAATACATTATCATTGGTACTTTATTAAGCTTTTCCTGTGCAATAGCAGCAGGTTTAATATTCAAAATGATCATTATCTGATATGACGTTTTTTACCGGTTCGCCCGGAAATAGTGCCGGGAAGTTCATAATTGCAGGCTGGTTGGAGTCAGTGGCTTAAGGCTAAACTGCGGATCTATAAACAATGAAATCAAAATACAATCAATTACACTAACCTTGAATACTGATATTCAGTAATAGTTTTTTGAAGCGTCCTGATATTAGTCGCCAAATATTTTTTTTGATTATTATTATTTATTTATCGTTTATCAATAAATATTTATTATTTTTGTCGCCTAATCTTAAAACATTATCCCTATGGCTAAAACTAACAAATTCATATTTATTGTGCTACATATAGTTGCCTGGCTCATTTTCGTTGGCTTATCTATTGAAGCCGGAGGATTGATTGTAAATTTTATTTACAGCCTGTTCAAACCCGAAGTCATCAAACACCTCTACCAGAAGCTGGACTTAAGTGAGATGTACCAACGCAGTGAGGGGGCCTATTACAGTATTTACAGCCTTATCCTGGTCATCTCATTTTTGAAGGCATACCTGTTTTATATTGTCATCATGCTCCTGCTTAAACTTGATTTGGCGAAACCCTTCAGTAACTACGTTTCAAAACAGATCTCCCTTTTAAGTTATTATACCCTTTCCATCGGGCTCATCAGTTACATCGCCCGTCAATTCTCAAGTCAATTGGAGCATCGGGGCTTTGAAATCGATATCTTAAACCAGTTCTGGGCCGATAGCCAGGCGTTTATCTTAATGGCTGCAGTGATCTATGTTATTGCAACCATTTTCGCAAAGGGAGTTGAACTACAGAATGAAAACGATTTAACCGTATAAGCCATGTCAATCATTGTAAATTTGGATGTGATGATGGCAAAGCGGAAGATCTCCCTGAATGAACTTTCGGAAAGGGTTGACCTGACATTATCGAATCTATCCATCTTAAAAACCGGAAAGGCAAAAGCCATTCGTTTTACTACCCTGGATGCTATTTGCAAAGCCCTCGACTGCCAACCGGGTGACATCCTGGAGTATGTTCACGAGGAAAAAATCACACCCTAGTTTTTCCTTTCTGCAGCATGATTCTTAGAAACCTGTCGGATGACCGGAATATTAGTTTCCTGATATGGAAATATGTCAGGCAAGGAGATCATTGATATTTTGATTTGATCTGATTCCCATCCTTAATAATGCACTCTTCAAGGTGACAAGCATAGTAACACCTTTGTGCAAAAAAACACATCTAAATATCAAAGAAAGGATTTATTTTTTGTATCAGGTTAGTCCATGATACATCTCACTGATAGTCCGTCTTTAGGACTATAGCAGGCACGATTAACATAATTCTCATTAAACATTAATTGCCTTGGGAAATCGCCTGTGGTTGTAGCAACAATAATATCAGTCCAAAAATACGCACTACTGCCAATTTCAGCGAATGATGCATCTCCCGGATTTCGTTTTCCCCCGGGAAGAGCTGTGAATCCCGTGCTATTAGTGGCTCCAGCGTTGGTTGGCTTCCAATGTTCTGTTCCTTGCTCCCTCAGTTTATACCCTCCTTCAAAATCTAAAAATGATACCAGGGTACGCCATTCGTCCTCGGTTGGAGTATGCCATCCCTGGGGACAAAGGCCTCGCGGATCTTTTGCTGCATACAGATTGTATAAACAACCATATATAGGAATGTTGTTTGTATCGTTATTGTAACAACACCATGCACCACTCTCACTATAGAACCAGTCACTATCTTTTAGAATAGGCTCCACTGGATCTCCATTACGGTAATGAGTAACCTTCAGGTTTTGTTTCAACCAAACCTGAGTACCAATATGGATTGTATCGTACTTGTTTCCATCGATATCTATTACTTTGAATACCTGAGGATCATCAGTGCTGGATTTTTCACAGCCAATGAGAAAAAGAAAAATAGCTGCAAGACAAAAAAAGTGAATAAAAGAGAATTTTTTCATGGAATATTTAGATTAATGGGGTTTCTATACATTGAATTGTGAAAGATATAAAAATATGATATTTCTAACATTAAAATATTCTTAGCCTTAAATCCACTCTACTGACAACATATGCAGACTGGACTGATCAACTGCAGTTCTTATGAAAGATAGCGCCTGTTATTATTTTGAATAACCTATTATTTCTCAACTTTTGCCAACATTATAACCTGGGTAATACGCACTTCCGGAACTTTTCTTACTCAGCTTTGTTTCTCAATATCATAAGTTATATTTCACGCTCTGTATATGCAAAAGAAAATCATCATCCTAACCATCCCCGGCATTGGAACCCAGAAAGAGGGATATGCTGAGAAACTTAAGAGCGGTATTCAGTTCTATGCTGAAGATACCAACCTGGATGGAAACTTCGAACTCATTGAATGCCGTCCCTTTGCTCATACGCATATTGATGAGAACCAGATGGATATGTACAACCGGATGGAGGAGATTCATGACCTTGGCGGGGTACTAGGTCTCAGGAAATTCGTCATGCAAGCCTTTGGTGATGCCGTTACTTTTGAGAGAAACCCGATGCATCCAAATAGTGTCTATCGGAATATTCATCACTTCCTGAAAGAAACCATTGAAGAAGCCAACCGCATTAAGAAATCCTATGATGATGCCATACTGGTGGTTGTCTGCTCCTCCATGGGAGCGCACGTGCTGTCAAGCTATATCTGGGATGCCGACCATCACCAGGGTATCTTCGAAAGGGAGCATGCAAATGCTGAAAATAACCTTGAGAACCTGCGATACATGGTAACTGTTGGCTGCAATATTCCTCTTTTCGTTTCAGGCTATCCAGAAAACCAAATTATTCCTTTTAAAGTGCGAAATCCCCGGTTTGAATGGGATAATTATTTTGACAAAAATGATGTTTTAGGATGGCCATTGCAGCCTCTGAGTGCCGGTTACCAGACAATGGTTCGGGATCATGAGATCAATACCGGCTTATCTGTTGGGTCGCATGTAAGATACCTCGGGCATAAAAACTTTACGAAACCTTTTACTGAGAAACTCATCAAGCTTACAGAGGATCTTCACTGTGGTTTTATTCCTTTTTTTTTTTCTGAGGTTTTTTGGTTTTTTTCTTTTTTTTACTTTTTGTTGGGTCCCTTTTTCTGTTTGTGTTCCCTCTGTCGGTTTTTCCCCCTCAAATTCCTCCCCCCCCTAAATAACAAAAAACAATTCCAATTCCCTTCCTTTCTTCAAAGTGTTTTCTCTTTCCCTTTTTTCTTTTTTCCTCTTTTCGCTTCGGGGGCCTTAGTTTCCCCCCCCGCTTCCCTTTCCTTTTTTATTGGTCCCCGCCTGTTGGTCGGGTTTTTTTTCCCCCCCCCCCGGTCCCCGTACTTACCTTTCTTTCCCCTCCCCCCTCCCCCTTCTTTGAAGAGACAAATCGGCCTAGGTTTCTCTTTGGGGTTTCCCCCCCTTACCTATCTTTCTTTCTTTTCTCTTAAACCCCCCCCGTTACTCTCTTGGGGGCCTTGGTTTCTCCCTTTTTTTTTTCCCCCCCCCCCCAACCCCTTTTTTAAAATGGGCCAGTTTCCTCTTTTTTCTTTTAGGGCGGTTTCCTAAAAACTTTCCCGGCCCCTTTTTTTTTCTGTTGTTTTCTTTCTTCCCTTTCCCCCCTTTTTTTTTAAGAACTTCCAAATTCTTCTTTTTGGGTGCCCTCTTCCTCGCCTTCTGTTTGGTTTTGGTCGTAGGGCGGTGTGTTCCCTTTCCCCCTTTTCCCTTCCCCACTTTTCCCAAAAGTTTCTTTCCCGTTTGGGTCTGGGCCGGTGTTTCCCCCCCCCCCTCCCCCCCCCCCCCCTCCCCTTGTCCCCCGGGGGGGGTTTAGGGGCCCCCCCCTGTGTCCGTTTTTTCCGGGGGGCCGGGGGGGCGGTAGAATATTTCGGCTTATTGATTTTGTACACGATTGAATTGTGCATAATTACAAATCTATCAGTTTCCATCCGCGTAACAATCCGTCCGCCAGCCGGCGGATTCGCGTTCCATTTGCCGAGCCTGTTTGAGTGAGGAGTGCTGGGTGCTGAGTGCTGGGTGCTGGGTGCTGAGTGCTGAGTGCTGGGTGCTGGGTGCTGGGTGCTGAGTGCTGGGTGCTGGGAGCCTTCGGCTCTGAGTGATGGGGATTCAGTATTTAGGGTTTTTCATTTTTCATTTTTCATTTTTCATTTTTCATTTTTCATTTTTCATTTTTCATTTTCATGCTTATTTTCATTTTCATTTTGGATTTTACATTTTGCATTTCCCATTTTACATTTTCCCTTAACTTTACTCCATAATCCCACACTTCTCTTCTATTCAATTATTCCAACCTTTCAATGAAAAATCTTCTTTTAGTAGCCTTCCTTTGTCTTTCCATTGCCGGTTGTGCCCAGCAACCCCCTCCCCGACTCATCATCAGGGCCGATGACATGGGATCCAGCCATTCTGCCAATCTTGCCTGCATCGAAACCGCCAGGAAAGGCATTGTTACCACAATAGAAGTGATGGCGGTTACTCCCTGGTTCCCCGAAGCCGTAACCTTGCTTGCAGAAAATCCGGATATTGAAGTCGGACTTCACCTTACCCTTACCAGCGAATGGGACCTGGTAAAATGGGGACCGCTCACTGACTGCCCTAATCTCAGGGATAAGAACGGGTATTTCTTCCCCCGCTTAAAGGCAAATACATATTACCCCGGCCAATCCGTGGCAGAACAGCCTTGGACCCTTGCAGAAATTGAGAAAGAATTCAGGGCACAGATTGAACTGGCTCTCAGGAATATCCCACAACTTAGTCATCTTACAGGACATATGGGTTCCATCGGTCTGAATAAGGAGGTGGCTGAAATGACCTTACGACTCGCCAGGGAATATCATCTCAGCCTGGTTGATGATAACCCCGAAACCAATTATGATATTATTGACTCAGGATATCCCGGAACGCATCATTCCTATACCGAAAAGGAAGCATCATTCCTAAGTCTTCTCGATGGGATGGAAGCCGGTAAAACTTATTGTTTCCTTGAGCATCCGGCTTACGACAATGCAGAAATGCAGGGCATACATCACAAAGGATATGAAAATGTAGCTTCTGATCGTCAAGGGGTTACCGATCTTTTTACTTCTGAAAAAGTCAGCACTGCCATCAAACAGAAAGGCATTCAGTTAGTAGGATTTAATGAGGTAGTAAATGCACTTCCCCGGAGCACTCCCCAGGCAGAAAATATGAACCCCACTGCCATAACAAAATACCTGGAAGCCGTGAAGACCCAGAAACAGGAACTTCATAGCCTCATGGTATTAAGGCATGGGAAAGTGGTAGCTGAGCATTGGTTTGGTGAACATTCGGCACAAAAGAAGCATGTGATGTGGTCGGTTAGTAAATCATTTACTTCAGCAGCTATAGGATTTGCCGTAAATGAGAAAAAACTAAAAGTTTCGGATAAGGTAATCTCCTTTTTCCCGGATGATTTGCCTGCTGTAATGACACCAAATCTTGAAAATCTTGAAATCAGGCATCTCCTGACGATGACTACCGGACATGCAACAGAACCCGCAGTTGATACATTACCCGGGAATGAGAATTGGGTCAGGGTTTTCCTGGGGACGCCCCTTGCTTATGAACCCGGAACTTATTACACTTATAACAGTATCGCTACTTATATGCTTTCAGCTATCATAAAAAAGGTTTCAGGAGAAGACTTGCTGGATTACCTGTACCCAAGGCTTTTCAGACCATTGGGAATTACAGGTGCAACCTGGGACAAATCACCACAGGGTATTGCATTAGGAGGTTGGGGTTTGTCGCTCAGGACAGAAGATATGGCAAAATTCGGACAATTCATGCTCCAGAAAGGGGCCTGGAAAGGTGAGCAACTCCTGCCTGAAGCCTGGTTTGAAGAAGCCACCCGCTCATACAACAACCAGGGGCCTGCCTGGGCCAAAACAGCGAAAGTAAAAGATAGCGACTGGCTGCAAGGCTATGGTTATCAACTCTGGCGGTGCAGGCATAATGCCTACAGGGCTGATGGAATGGTCGGACAGTTTATTATTGTTATCCCTGACAAAGATGCCGTAGTTGTAACAACAGCCAATATCCCGGATATGCAGGCAGAGATT
Coding sequences within it:
- a CDS encoding DUF2975 domain-containing protein, translating into MAKTNKFIFIVLHIVAWLIFVGLSIEAGGLIVNFIYSLFKPEVIKHLYQKLDLSEMYQRSEGAYYSIYSLILVISFLKAYLFYIVIMLLLKLDLAKPFSNYVSKQISLLSYYTLSIGLISYIARQFSSQLEHRGFEIDILNQFWADSQAFILMAAVIYVIATIFAKGVELQNENDLTV
- a CDS encoding helix-turn-helix transcriptional regulator, whose amino-acid sequence is MSIIVNLDVMMAKRKISLNELSERVDLTLSNLSILKTGKAKAIRFTTLDAICKALDCQPGDILEYVHEEKITP
- a CDS encoding DUF3307 domain-containing protein is translated as MELSNIELLLRIFVAHFLSDFVFQPTSWAQKKDSKGLKSTAFWYHISVTLGVLAIMLGDFHLWPVFLLVGTGHIITDAVKPLIRQNTIWLFLADQFFHLLIITIVWLGFTHQFRIFWLQLSEMATLHKNWWMILFYILLSMPASVAIGKMTQKWNDELENESTLTGNKGLKDAGKWIGILERVLVFTFIVINQFSAIGFLIAAKSVFRFGDLSKSSDHKKTEYIIIGTLLSFSCAIAAGLIFKMIII
- a CDS encoding fibrobacter succinogenes major paralogous domain-containing protein produces the protein MKKFSFIHFFCLAAIFLFLIGCEKSSTDDPQVFKVIDIDGNKYDTIHIGTQVWLKQNLKVTHYRNGDPVEPILKDSDWFYSESGAWCCYNNDTNNIPIYGCLYNLYAAKDPRGLCPQGWHTPTEDEWRTLVSFLDFEGGYKLREQGTEHWKPTNAGATNSTGFTALPGGKRNPGDASFAEIGSSAYFWTDIIVATTTGDFPRQLMFNENYVNRACYSPKDGLSVRCIMD
- a CDS encoding ChbG/HpnK family deacetylase, producing MKNLLLVAFLCLSIAGCAQQPPPRLIIRADDMGSSHSANLACIETARKGIVTTIEVMAVTPWFPEAVTLLAENPDIEVGLHLTLTSEWDLVKWGPLTDCPNLRDKNGYFFPRLKANTYYPGQSVAEQPWTLAEIEKEFRAQIELALRNIPQLSHLTGHMGSIGLNKEVAEMTLRLAREYHLSLVDDNPETNYDIIDSGYPGTHHSYTEKEASFLSLLDGMEAGKTYCFLEHPAYDNAEMQGIHHKGYENVASDRQGVTDLFTSEKVSTAIKQKGIQLVGFNEVVNALPRSTPQAENMNPTAITKYLEAVKTQKQELHSLMVLRHGKVVAEHWFGEHSAQKKHVMWSVSKSFTSAAIGFAVNEKKLKVSDKVISFFPDDLPAVMTPNLENLEIRHLLTMTTGHATEPAVDTLPGNENWVRVFLGTPLAYEPGTYYTYNSIATYMLSAIIKKVSGEDLLDYLYPRLFRPLGITGATWDKSPQGIALGGWGLSLRTEDMAKFGQFMLQKGAWKGEQLLPEAWFEEATRSYNNQGPAWAKTAKVKDSDWLQGYGYQLWRCRHNAYRADGMVGQFIIVIPDKDAVVVTTANIPDMQAEINLIWKYILPAFK